Genomic segment of Benincasa hispida cultivar B227 chromosome 1, ASM972705v1, whole genome shotgun sequence:
ctcCTTCTCGTTTTTAGCTCCATTTTCGCCGTTGTCGACAATTCTCAACACTAAACTTCGCAAGTGTTGGAAATCTCTTCCTCCTTCTCTAACTTGCCTTCGTCTCGACACCGAGAGTTGTCGCATTGGTGTTTGGCAGAGACATGTGGGACATTGCCGAGTGGTCGACTCGAGCTGGGTGATGATGGTGGAGCTTGAGAAGAAGAACAATGACGGATTCCGAGTAACGGATGAGTCATCGGAAAATGGTGTGGAAGATCGGGTGAGACTAATTTcagatgggacagaaagtttaGATGAGGAAGAAAGAGCTGCTTTGCAAATGATTGAAGAACTTTTGAATAAGATATGAATCATACAGATTTTTCAAGAATTTCTAAATCTAAACCTAAATTATTACACATCTGCTTTGTGTTGTTCTGAATTATCGATCATTTCCATGGTATATATCATGAATATTGAATAAACATAATGTATGcatgaagttatttattattatttcataaaACACATAACATGGGGTATTACAATTTTCGTATTACGTATTTCAAGTAATGAATTAAAAAACCATAGTCGAACAAAAAGATATAAGTTCGAATTTTCAAtctcaaatattatattaaacataaactCAAAACTATACATAGTTGTCAATCGGTTAAGTTTTATAAAGTACCAAATGAAAAAGACAATTGGTTATGAATTAGTTGAGTCAATTTTAATTATGTCAATTTGATATGAGGAATATTTTAGTACAATAAGAGTGAGAGGTTTGAACCACAAACCTGCCATTAACACATATTATATAACCCGTTGAACTATGCTTTATTGATTTCAGAAATTTCAGTATAATAGAAGTGAGAGATTTGAACCACAGACCTATCATTAACACACATTATATAACCAGTTGAGTTATGctttattgatttcataatGTTCAGTATAATAGGAGCGAGAGATTTGAACTACAAACATGTCATTAacacatattatattatattacgAATTGAACAATCATTTCTTGATTTAAGAATTTTCAGTTTTTTGAGTGTTATAAATTaggtttttttccccttatattgatgcattatttgtcataaaacaaacaaacaaattaaaattttatgggttgagaTATACTTTTATAGCATTTCTTTTAATACATTGAAgtataatttttctaatacGACAATTAGAGGAGTAAGGATCGAACCATATTGATATCTAGAATGGTTATTAATGCATGCCTTATGACTTTGCTAACTGAGCTATCCTCAGCTCAACAAATATAACTGGCTTTGCAAGCCCATTTTTGgtcaattatttattaattttactttaaatttaggactatttttaaatatagaaaaataaactaaaatttttataagatatagcaaaattttaaaactatcaatgatagatgttaatagacgctgatagacatCGATAGAAgcctatcaatgtctatcagcgtctatcattgatagttctaaaattttgttatattttgtaaatattttcaacaattttatcatttgaaataattttccttaaattTACAATCCTAtctaacactgaaatgtttattttgtgtgaaaaaaaaatttaaattaaaacatagTGGTTTAGTGTATTTGAAActcattatattttaatttttatcttttcaaaggtttaaatttagttatgtaatcaataaattttaaaattaatccttattattattagtcttttataagtaaatatttttgaaaattttctatttataaataataatattattattttcaagaaacgagtataatatatattcaaaGTTTTTATAAAGGAAAGACTAATTgagagtttttcttttattaagaaaagtTCAACTATAAAAATCACAGTAGGGATTAATGTAAGattatttattgaaagtataaagtctaaaatattaaatatttaaatatttaaatttaaatatttagaattataaagtctaaaataaaagtttcaaaagaCAAGGGGAAAAATGATAGTTTTACCAaatattttacttaaaaaaccaaaaacttatATATACTTAAAAATGGGGAAAAAAGTATATATGAGTTTCACACCTTATATCTATATGCATAAAAACTCAATGCATTGTGAAAAGTAGCTTATACATTTAGCTGAAAAAAATGTATCACAAAATCTAAAATTCAATTTCCATTAATATTTAGGAACTTCCAATCAATGCTACAAATTTCATGATGACATTCAAGATATTCTTGTTTGAGTTTTGTAGAAAAATAAAAGTCATGTGCTAAAGAATATGTGAGAAGTAGCAATGAAAATTAGAACAGTGATGATTTTGTACAAGGGTGAGCTTAACTAATATTTTCTTTGTTCATTTATTATGAAGTAAAGATGTGGTGAGAAAAGataccatttttttttgtttaaaatagttttcatttttgtttaaatactAACATTACTTTAGTTCCTTTATTTTTCgctaaattttgagatttgtacttttaaaatgtttgttttagttTCTTATACTAGTTAAAGTGTGAAGTTGAAGGAGATGGCAGACTCACGTGGGAAGTCAAAGCGCTCGTTGTCGTTTGAAGAGGTATACGAAGGGACGGTAGACGATAACGTCAACGAGGTAGACGATAATACCAAGAGGTAGACAATAGCATTAAAGAGGTAGACGATAATATCAAAAGGTAGACGTTAGTATTAAAGAGGTAGACGATAACGTCAACGAGGTAGACAATAACGTTAAAAGGTAGACGATAATGGCGTGCCAACCTttcctttctatttttcttgtttttgaaCTATACATAGTTGTTGTATTTATACAAAATGGAATCCCTAATTTTGGAATGCAAGAATAATTCAACAACAGAAATGGTTATACACTTGTTGTGACCTGATTGGTCCTTGTTGTATCCAACCTATTCATTTGGTAAAAGGTAAGACTGTAATTTGATGAAATCTTTCATTGCTAATGGAGTTGCTAAGTAGATTTGTCTTTGGTGACGTGGCTGGCTGCATTGGCATTCATCCCCCCTCAAACAAGAGGTAAGTTCTACTACACTGAGTTTGGATCGAAAGTGGAAGAACTGTGAGTGTGTTAAGGTCTTGGTGAGGCAGTCAGCGATTTGGTCGGAGGATGGTACATAACGAACATCAAGCTGACCACTGAGGACTTGATCACGAACGAAGTGAATGTCAATCTCAATGTGCTTGGTCCATGCATGAAACACCGGATTTATGGCTAGAGCACCTGCGCTGAGGTTGTAACACCACAGGACTGGATCCGACTTCTGTTTGACACTAATCTCACACAGTAGTTGTTGCACCCAGATGATTTCTGTAGAGGCATGAGCTAGCGCTCTATATTCAGAATCTGCGGCCTACAACAGATTGTTTCTTTGAGGACCAGGAAATAAGATTACCACCAAGAAAGATGCAATAAGCAGCAACTGATTTTCAATCATCTATATTGGCTGTCCAATCAGCATCGGAGAAGGCCAAAATAGATAGGTCGGACCCCTGTTGAATGTAGAGGCTAAAGTGTCGAGTGCCACTCATATCTTAGTATTATCTTCACCGCTTGCCAGTATACGTCCGTAGGTTGCTTTAAGTACTGACTTAGATGATTAACCGCATCTGTAATGTCAGATCTCGTTGTGGTTAAGTACTGTAGGGCGCCAATCGTGCTCCAATAGATATAGGGATTGTCAAGGGGAGTGCCATAAGAGATGAAGAGTTGCTTGTTCAGAACACTCGGAGAGGGTGCTGGTTTTAGATCTCCAAGGTCAAGGCGGTGTAGTAGGTCCTCAACATACTTTTCCTGATTCAGTATAACTCCATTTGCGACATTGTGCAGTTGGACTCCAAGGAAGTAGTGGAGTTGGCCAAGATCCCTTAGAGAAAACTTGGAATCCAAGGCTGTTACAAGCTTGTTGATTATATGCGAATCGGTGCCGATAATATTTACATCATCAATATATACCAGTAAAAGTATCAAGGCAGAAGTGTTGCGATATATGAAGAGAGATGTATAAGATTTAGCATTCTGAAATCCCCAACTACATAGTGCTGTCTCCAGTGTGTTGTTCCAAGCCGTTGGTGCTTGTTTGAGGCCATATATGGCATTGTGTAAGCAACATACATGATTTAGTAGTTGGGGTTGAACAAATCCTTGCAGTTGGCACATATAAAATTCTTCATCGAGGACCCTATTAAGGAAGGTGTTATTGAAATCTAACTATCTCAGTTGCTACCCTTTGGATACAAAAGGCTAATGACGATCCAGATGGTGGACGTCTTTACCACTGGACTAAATGTCTCGAAGAAATCAATGCCCGGGTTTTGATGGAAGCCTTTTGCTACGAGTCATGCCCTATAGCGTAGAATGGAGCTATTAGGACTCCGTTTGATTCCGAATATCCATTTATTCCCAATAATGTTCATCGATGGTGACGGAGAAACTAAAGTCTAGGtctgatttttcatcaatgttGTAAATTCATCACTCATTGCTTTATTCCACTACGTGGTTTTGAGCGCATCAGTGACTCGTGTAGGTTCGGTTAGGGACCAGTCTTTGTGAGTGGGAGATGATAGGATTTTGGGTTTGAAGATGCCTGCCTTTCCTCGGGTAATCATGGGATGAGTAGATACGGGTAGGGTATCGGGTGAAGACTGGACAGTGGACAACGAAGGTAAACAATCAATGGGTTGGGCAGTAGGCGATTGTGAGTTAGGGGGTAAGCGATCGAAGGGTAAATGATCAGTGGGTAAACGATCGGTGGGTATAGACCGATTTGTAAATGATCGGTAGGTAAACAATTGATGGGTACACGATCGGTGGGTAAACGGGTGGTGGATAAACGATCGCTAGGTAAACTATTGGTGGGTACACGATCAGTGGGTTGGACATTAAATgatgaaggtaaacgattgGTAGGTAAACAATCAGTAGGTGAACGATCGTTGGGTAAGCAATTGGTGGGTAGGCGATCGATGGCCTGGACACTAAACGATAAGGGTAAACGATCGGTGGGTAAACAATTGGTGGGTAAACGATCAGTAGATGCACGATTGTTGGGTAAACAATCGCTAGGTAAACTATTGGTGGGTAGACGATCAGTGGGTTGGGAATTAAACAAAGAGGGCAAACAATCAGAAGAGGGAGGTGGGAAGGCGGGGTTGTCTGTAGTGTTATCAGTTGGTGATTGGGTGTGGGTTGTTCTGATAATTGGTGAGGGTGAGGTTGTGGATGTAGAAGGCAGAGAGTCACTGTGCGGTGTGTTCTGACTGAGGGGCAACCAGGAAACCGGGTGGAAGGCAACTGCTTGCTTGGCTGCCTGCAAGCTAAAGGAGGCACTTGACAAGGAAAATTAGTTTCATCAAACACAACATGTTGAGAGATGAGCAACCTATCATTGGAGTTGAGGCATTTATAACCTTTGTGATTCACAACAGGGCCGAGGTAGATGCACTTTTCTGTATATAACTCAAATTATGTGAATTGTACGATCTTAAGCAGGGGAAGCATGCACACCCAAATATTCGAAGCTTCTCAAACTTGAGCTTCTTTTTTAACATCACTTCTATTGGAGACTGTCCTTTTAGGACAGGAGTGGGAATGCCATTAAACAGCAGAGTTGAGTATAAGAAAGTATCCCACCAATGATGTAAGGGAAGATGTGCTTGGGCTAGTAGGGTTAGCCTATCTCTACTATATGTCTTTGCTTTCTCTCAGCCTTTCCATTTTGTGCTGATGTATATAAACAAGTATACCTGGAGGCAATGCCAAGTTGATGACAGACTTTGTGTATTTTGACAAATTCTCAACCATTATCCGACTGTAGGGATTTGATCAGTGTATTGAACTGAGTTTGTATCATGGTGAGAAAGTGTTGAAAAACTGCAAGTGTATCACTTTTTAACCTCAGAGGATAGATCCATGTGTACCTACTGTGATTATCAACAAAGATAGCATAATATTTGTACCCATCTGTAGATAAAAGAGGAGCTGGACCCCACAAATCAGTATGTATAAGTTCAAAAGTTGCAGTTGCTTTAGAGTTAGAGTTAGGGAAGGCTAAAGAGTGCGATTTACCATAGCTACAAGAATCAAAAAATTTGAGCTCTTCATTATATGACATAGGGAGATTACAGTCTTTGATAATAAATTCTGGTGTTTTTTATGATGGATGGCCAAGTCTTCTATGCCATGTAATCTTAGACACCCTATGTTTCGAAGATATGCTAAGAATAGACAGATCTTTATTCTTGTGCACTGGTTGCGATGGTACTCCATTTTCTACTGACTTCGAGCTAACTTCTGCACCTTCTAACTGATATAGCCCATCTTTAAGCACTCCCTTCATTATTGTTTATCCCGTACCCTTGTCTTTAATACGACATTAATTCatatgaaattcaataaacacatTATTGTCTTTTGTTAGCTTAGATATACTGACCAAATTCTTTTGCTATGCAGACACACATAACATATCATTCAGTTTCAAATTGCAGGCATCACTAGACAGACATGCAGTTCCAACATGAGAAATTTCTAGAGTATTACCATTAGCTACAGTGACTGCTTCAGTACCTGAGTATTCAGTCAGGTTGCCAAGATTGTTGAAGTTTGAGGTAACAAGATTGGAGGCACCACTGTCAGCATACTAATTTGCATCAGTCATGTTTTCTTGTCTTGACAGAAAGGGGTTACTTCTATAAGCAGTGGCTAGGGCTATTGGATGAGGTTGTGTGTTTTTGGTTTGGTTGTTGGGGAAGGGTTATCCCTTGTTTTGAGGAGAATTGGGAACAAATTCTCTGTTATACCTGTTGAAGCAGTAAAACGCTATGTGTTCTACCTTCCCACAAACTTGACACACAGGTTTGTTATTGTTTCTTCCCCTGCCTCAACCTCTTCCATGGCCACTACCACCTCGTTGTCCTCCCTCAGTAAACTGTTTGCTGTTATTGATCTTGTTATTTTGGTTGACATGTCTAGTATTTGTCATATTCACTGATGCATTACTGACTTGGTTGAAGCCTACTGTTATCTTTTGGTTTGATTGATGTTCCAATCTCCTTTCATACAGGAGAAGTTCCAATTGCATATCAAGCCATGACATGTCTGCTCTCCATTGGATCGTGGTCACGATGGCATTGTACTCTTCATCAAGTCCTAGTAGCACCTACGAAACAAGAGCTCTTGGTGGCATTGGACTACCAGCTTACTCAAGATTATCAGCATTCATTTTCATAGTTTGAAGGTAatcttccattttcaaattatcttttctAGTTGTTTGAAACACATGTCTCAGATAGTCTTCTTCAGCCCTGGATTGAACaccaaagagttgttgaatgcTGGTCCACAGATCCCTTGCACATTCACATCTCATCACTTGAATGGCGACCTCTGGTATCATGGAGTTATACAGCCAGCCGAGGAGAAGTTGATCTACAGCCATCCACGCTTCGTATTGAGGATTTACCTCAAGTGTTGTCGACGAGCTGGAAGCACCACTGCCGGAGCTTCCTTCTGCGCTGAGCGGAGCAACTCCTGCTCCAGTCGATCCAGTCGGCATGCTCTCATCAACTGCAGGTTGCAAAAACATTGGGGAACATACCTTTTGTCCGGTTAGGTGCCTTTTGAACCAGTAACTCCAAAGGATTAGAAGCGCCAAGTTTTTCCATAGAAGAAAATTGCTGCAATCAAGTTTGATGGAGGttatctgattgaggagttggttTAAGAGTGGGTCGTTGAAGTTGGTTGTGCCGAGGGTGGTTCCCAGGTTTCCTTGATTGACGTTGGTCATtgttggctctgataccaaattaaAGTGTGAAGTTGAAGGAGACGACAGACTCATGCAGGAAGTCGAAGCGCTCGTTGTCGTTTGAAGAGGTATACGAAAGGACGGTAGATGATAACGTCAATGAGGTAGACGATAATATCAAAAAGTAGATTTAGTATTAAAGAGGTAGATGATAACGTCAACGAGGTAGACAGTAACGTTAAAAGGTAGACGATAATGGCGTGCCAACCTttcctttatatttttcttgtttttgaaCTATGTATAGTTGTTGTATTTATACAAAATGGAATCTCTAATTTGGGAATGCAAGAATAATTCAACAACAGAAATGGTTATACACTTGTTGTGATCTGATTGGTCCTTGTTGTAACCAACCTATTCTTTTGGTAAAAGGTAAGACTGTAATTTGATGAAGTCTTTCATTGCTGACAGAGTTGCTAAGTATATTTACCTTTGGTGACGTGGCTGGCTGTGTTGGTATCCTTAACAATACTTTGTTCATTTtagtatatataattttaaaatgtttattttagtctCTTATACTTTGTTCATTTTAGTTTATATGATTTTGAAAGGTTTATTTTTGGTCcctataacgagacgttaacacttcatggtcaggtcttatacaaactctttgtataggattcCCCCGCTCACACGTCCCCTACACGAATAaccaagatcagaccatc
This window contains:
- the LOC120068880 gene encoding ethylene-responsive transcription factor WIN1-like, coding for MGKQQNKFRGVRQRRWGSWVSEIRHPLLKRRVWLGTFETAEDAARAYDEAAILMSGRTAKTNFPVSTAMVRTEARNIPPFSPLSTILNTKLRKCWKSLPPSLTCLRLDTESCRIGVWQRHVGHCRVVDSSWVMMVELEKKNNDGFRVTDESSENGVEDRVRLISDGTESLDEEERAALQMIEELLNKI